The DNA segment GATCAGGCCTGGGACGAATGGGTCATGGTACTGCAAGGCGCTGCGCGGCTGAGTTTTAAAACGGCGCCAGCGCTAGAGATGTCTTCCGGAGACTATGTGATGATCCCGGCTCATTGCCAGCACCGGGTCGATTGGACCAGCCCGGACCAGGATACAGTCTGGCTGGCTATCCACATCGGCGCTGCCGCCGCTAACG comes from the Methylomonas sp. EFPC3 genome and includes:
- a CDS encoding cupin domain-containing protein — encoded protein: MPDELCQTLLAAPNLRIERIVSRGHFTETDAWYDQAWDEWVMVLQGAARLSFKTAPALEMSSGDYVMIPAHCQHRVDWTSPDQDTVWLAIHIGAAAANEA